A window from Nitrospirota bacterium encodes these proteins:
- the cobA gene encoding uroporphyrinogen-III C-methyltransferase, giving the protein MTPKPGKVYLVGAGPGDPKLLTLRGKECLEQADVVLYDYLANPVLLDYAPAQAERIYVGRRGRGTYPDQREINRLIIDKANAGKIVVRLKGGDPFVFGRGGEEAEAVADAGLDFEVVPGVTAAVAVPAYAGIPVTHRTLASTVAFVTGHEDPTKGPSALEWPRLATAQGTLVFLMGMKNLPTIVSRLIAEGKAADTPVAVIRWGTRVNQRTIVGTLNDIVQRTEEAGMEPPTVIVVGEVVRLRNQLNWFERRPLFGKRILVTRAREQAAELSNLLAAYGAEPVECPTIQIVPPDTWDDLDQALAELDRYRWLIFTSLNGVGPFMARLAEKGRDARALAGLSICCIGPRTAQEVAAYGLKADLIPSEYQAEGVIEALRAAGVKGQNILIPRAAVARELLPEQLQALGADVRVVTVYRTVVPKVDVQHLREQFMQRRIDVITFTSSSTVRNFSRLFDDLAEMKKATEGAVVACIGPITADTARELGFAVSIVADENTVPALAQAIVRHFMDERALVHRFHSTV; this is encoded by the coding sequence GTGACGCCTAAGCCCGGCAAGGTCTATCTGGTGGGGGCGGGCCCGGGTGACCCGAAGCTCTTGACCCTGCGCGGCAAGGAATGTCTCGAACAGGCGGACGTGGTGCTGTACGATTACCTGGCGAACCCTGTGCTCCTCGACTATGCGCCGGCTCAGGCCGAGCGGATTTATGTCGGGCGCCGGGGCCGAGGGACGTATCCGGATCAGCGAGAGATCAATCGTCTGATCATCGACAAGGCGAACGCGGGAAAGATCGTCGTCCGCCTGAAGGGCGGCGATCCCTTTGTGTTCGGGCGGGGGGGAGAGGAGGCGGAAGCCGTGGCCGACGCGGGATTGGACTTCGAAGTGGTCCCGGGGGTGACCGCGGCGGTCGCGGTGCCGGCCTATGCGGGCATTCCGGTGACCCACCGGACGCTGGCCTCGACGGTGGCGTTCGTGACCGGTCACGAGGACCCGACCAAGGGGCCCTCGGCGTTGGAGTGGCCGCGGCTCGCGACGGCGCAGGGGACGCTTGTCTTTCTGATGGGCATGAAAAATCTTCCGACCATCGTGTCGCGGCTGATCGCCGAGGGAAAAGCGGCGGACACGCCGGTGGCGGTCATCCGCTGGGGCACGCGGGTGAATCAGCGGACGATCGTGGGGACGCTGAACGACATCGTGCAACGAACCGAGGAGGCCGGGATGGAGCCGCCGACCGTGATCGTCGTCGGCGAAGTCGTGCGGCTTCGGAATCAGTTGAATTGGTTCGAAAGGCGGCCGCTGTTCGGCAAGCGCATTCTGGTCACCAGGGCGCGCGAACAGGCGGCGGAACTCTCGAACCTGCTAGCCGCCTACGGGGCAGAACCGGTCGAGTGCCCCACCATCCAGATCGTGCCGCCTGACACCTGGGATGACCTCGACCAAGCCCTCGCCGAGTTAGACCGCTACCGGTGGTTGATCTTCACCAGCCTGAACGGCGTCGGGCCGTTTATGGCCCGTCTTGCCGAGAAAGGACGGGATGCGCGCGCCTTGGCCGGTCTCAGCATCTGTTGTATCGGACCGCGCACCGCGCAGGAAGTCGCCGCGTACGGATTGAAAGCCGATCTGATTCCATCCGAATATCAAGCCGAGGGGGTCATCGAAGCGTTGCGGGCGGCCGGCGTCAAGGGGCAGAACATTCTGATCCCGCGTGCCGCGGTCGCGCGGGAACTCTTGCCGGAGCAACTCCAGGCCTTGGGTGCCGACGTGCGCGTCGTGACCGTGTACCGGACGGTCGTGCCGAAGGTGGACGTCCAGCATCTCCGAGAGCAATTCATGCAGCGCCGGATCGACGTGATCACCTTCACCAGCTCGTCGACGGTGCGGAATTTCAGCCGGCTTTTCGACGATCTTGCGGAGATGAAAAAGGCGACGGAAGGGGCGGTCGTCGCATGCATCGGTCCTATCACCGCGGATACCGCGCGGGAGCTTGGGTTCGCAGTGAGCATCGTGGCCGATGAAAATACCGTTCCCGCCCTGGCGCAGGCGATTGTCCGGCATTTTATGGACGAGCGCGCGCTCGTTCATCGTTTTCATTCTACGGTCTAA
- a CDS encoding CBS domain-containing protein, giving the protein MVPVKSFMVPREKFVTVHRDTDVQTAARMMRDHNIGSLFVTNGKDVIGIITDTDMVRRVVAVGADSTKTTVEQIMSAPIVTIEENKTLLDANDLMAQSHLRHLGVTREGKLVGMISVRDLVVFLTNLPRK; this is encoded by the coding sequence ATGGTGCCGGTGAAATCGTTCATGGTTCCTCGGGAGAAATTCGTCACGGTCCATCGTGACACGGATGTGCAGACGGCCGCCCGGATGATGCGGGATCACAATATCGGCAGCCTTTTCGTGACCAACGGCAAGGACGTCATCGGGATCATCACCGATACGGACATGGTTCGGCGCGTGGTCGCCGTCGGGGCCGACTCCACCAAAACCACGGTGGAGCAGATCATGTCCGCGCCCATCGTGACGATCGAAGAAAACAAGACGTTGCTGGACGCCAACGATCTGATGGCGCAGTCCCATCTCCGTCACCTCGGCGTGACGAGGGAAGGAAAGTTGGTCGGAATGATTTCGGTGCGGGACTTGGTCGTGTTTTTGACGAATCTGCCCAGGAAGTGA
- the hemB gene encoding porphobilinogen synthase has product MAFPIHRMRRLRQSEPLRRMVRETALSPSDLVYPLFVTGGRDRREEIGSMPGQYRLSIDLLVKEAMDVRTLGVPAVILFGIPDRKDERGSSGYDPHGIVQQAVRALKDQVPDLVVITDVCIDEYTTHGHCGLVKDGRVLNDETLDCLRAMARTHAEAGADMVAPSDMMDGRVAAIRDELDRAGFPDVPIMAYAAKFASCFYAPFRDAADSSPKFGDRQSYQMDPANLREALREIDLDVAEGADIVMVKPALPYLDVLALARQRVPVPLAAYQVSGEYSMIKAASRAGWLDETRAILESLLAIKRAGADLILTYFAKDAAKLLN; this is encoded by the coding sequence GTGGCGTTTCCGATCCACCGGATGCGGAGACTGCGGCAAAGCGAGCCGCTTAGGCGTATGGTCCGGGAAACCGCCTTGTCGCCGTCCGATTTGGTCTATCCGCTGTTCGTGACGGGCGGCCGGGATCGGAGGGAGGAAATCGGCTCCATGCCGGGCCAATACCGGCTGTCCATCGACTTGCTGGTCAAGGAAGCGATGGACGTTCGCACACTGGGTGTTCCGGCCGTGATCCTGTTCGGCATCCCGGATCGGAAGGACGAGCGGGGAAGCTCGGGGTACGATCCTCACGGGATCGTCCAGCAGGCCGTCCGCGCGCTCAAGGATCAGGTGCCGGATCTCGTGGTGATTACCGATGTCTGCATCGACGAGTACACCACCCACGGGCACTGCGGGCTGGTCAAAGACGGCCGCGTTCTGAACGATGAAACCCTGGACTGCCTCCGGGCGATGGCGCGCACCCACGCCGAAGCCGGTGCGGATATGGTCGCGCCGTCCGACATGATGGACGGGCGGGTCGCCGCCATCCGCGACGAGTTAGATCGCGCTGGTTTTCCGGACGTGCCCATTATGGCCTACGCGGCCAAGTTCGCCTCCTGCTTTTACGCTCCGTTCCGGGACGCGGCGGACTCGAGCCCGAAATTCGGAGACCGGCAGTCCTATCAAATGGACCCGGCGAATCTGCGTGAAGCGCTCCGGGAAATCGACCTGGATGTAGCCGAAGGGGCCGATATCGTCATGGTCAAGCCCGCGTTGCCCTATCTCGACGTCCTGGCGTTGGCCAGGCAACGGGTGCCGGTTCCTCTAGCCGCGTACCAGGTGAGCGGAGAGTACAGCATGATCAAGGCCGCATCCCGGGCCGGCTGGCTGGATGAAACGCGCGCGATACTGGAGTCGTTGCTGGCCATCAAACGGGCCGGAGCGGACCTGATTCTTACCTACTTCGCCAAGGATGCGGCCAAGCTTCTGAATTGA
- a CDS encoding bifunctional riboflavin kinase/FAD synthetase → MKVTRGFAAYTPPPYPVVTIGNFDGQHRGHRALLEAVVEAARTTGGTPIVLTFDPHPVRILAPQVELRFLTSMEEKLARFAEAGVGEVVFLEFTPAFAALTPEEFVRQVLCEAIGVRELFVGEHFAFGKGRAGRIADLQRLAVRYGFRVHPMPPVRIDGEIVSSTRIRQLIQEGEMARAARLLGRPYALGGVVVRGEQRGRSMGWPTANLRLPPGRVIPPDGVYATNTIWKERTFPSVAYVGTRPTFGPGERLLEVYVLDQALDLYGEEVSVQFVERLRGDQAFASAEELSARIDLDVSLARASLSKASQAAVDS, encoded by the coding sequence ATGAAGGTCACCCGTGGCTTCGCCGCCTATACTCCGCCTCCCTATCCGGTCGTGACGATCGGGAATTTCGATGGTCAACATCGGGGACACCGGGCGTTGTTGGAGGCGGTGGTGGAGGCGGCCCGAACCACCGGAGGCACCCCCATCGTCCTGACCTTCGACCCGCACCCGGTCAGAATCCTCGCGCCTCAGGTCGAGTTACGGTTTCTGACCTCGATGGAAGAGAAACTGGCGCGATTTGCCGAGGCGGGGGTCGGGGAGGTGGTGTTTCTGGAGTTTACGCCGGCGTTCGCCGCGCTCACGCCGGAGGAGTTCGTCAGGCAGGTGTTGTGCGAAGCGATCGGCGTCCGGGAGCTGTTTGTGGGAGAACATTTCGCATTCGGGAAAGGTCGAGCCGGGAGGATCGCGGACCTGCAGCGGTTGGCCGTCCGGTACGGATTCCGCGTGCATCCGATGCCGCCCGTCCGCATTGACGGGGAAATCGTCAGTTCGACGCGTATCCGGCAGTTGATCCAGGAAGGGGAGATGGCGAGAGCCGCGAGGCTGTTGGGAAGACCGTATGCGCTCGGCGGCGTGGTGGTGCGCGGAGAACAACGGGGCCGGTCGATGGGCTGGCCGACCGCCAATCTTCGCCTGCCGCCGGGCCGTGTCATTCCTCCAGACGGCGTCTATGCGACGAATACGATCTGGAAGGAACGAACGTTCCCCTCCGTCGCCTACGTCGGCACGAGGCCGACCTTCGGGCCAGGTGAACGGCTGCTGGAGGTCTATGTGCTGGATCAGGCTCTCGACCTGTACGGCGAGGAAGTGTCGGTGCAGTTTGTGGAGCGGCTGCGGGGGGATCAAGCCTTCGCCAGCGCGGAGGAGCTATCGGCTCGAATCGACCTGGATGTCAGTCTGGCAAGAGCCAGTCTCAGCAAGGCCTCGCAAGCGGCGGTGGATTCATGA
- the tilS gene encoding tRNA lysidine(34) synthetase TilS has product MKTRSAKGSTPAVMARPKLLQRVVETIRRKRLFEPAHHVLVAVSGGPDSVALLALLHELAPSWRLTLSAAHFNYGLRGQESDDDAEFVAHLCRRLRIQLITRRLELPLRLGRRGGSLQERAREARYRALEEIGDGLGADRIALGHTADDQAETVLMWMLRGAATTGLGGMPPIRQGLFVRPLLDVSRADVLAYLESRHLDYRIDSSNARAVYFRNRIRRELLPVITRLAPKAVDTIGRLAEVLREENTCLEEYAAESLARLVKTTAEGTLSVDRNGLLALPMALQRRIVRSIISQTNGIGKPPSFGAVNAVLERVVHGRSGVALTVRGARVARDGDRVVFHPLRDSRPVARGGGPDSQADAGPSSEREVPIPSTVVWASTGQRIEVKLMDRHAALQMLSGADPARTAAFDADRFTHRLRLRGWAPGDLFHPLGLLGRRRKLQDYFTDLKIPRAERRRIPLLVAPEGILWIVGYRADHRFAVGSSTARVLVATVTGDHMPGGEG; this is encoded by the coding sequence ATGAAGACGAGGTCCGCGAAAGGATCGACTCCGGCCGTCATGGCGCGGCCCAAGCTGCTGCAGCGGGTCGTCGAGACGATCCGGCGAAAGCGATTGTTCGAACCCGCCCACCATGTTCTGGTCGCGGTATCCGGCGGGCCTGATTCGGTCGCCCTTCTTGCGCTGTTGCACGAACTGGCTCCCTCGTGGAGGTTGACGTTGTCGGCGGCCCATTTCAATTACGGGCTCCGCGGTCAAGAGTCGGACGACGACGCCGAGTTTGTCGCCCATCTCTGCCGGCGTCTGAGAATCCAGTTGATCACCCGGCGGCTTGAGCTCCCCCTCCGCCTCGGCCGGCGCGGCGGTTCACTGCAGGAGCGGGCTCGCGAGGCCAGATATCGGGCGCTGGAAGAAATCGGCGACGGTCTGGGCGCGGATCGGATCGCGTTGGGTCATACGGCCGACGACCAGGCTGAAACGGTGCTGATGTGGATGCTGCGGGGAGCGGCGACGACGGGTCTCGGAGGGATGCCGCCCATCCGGCAAGGGCTCTTTGTCCGACCCTTGCTCGACGTGAGCCGCGCGGATGTCTTGGCGTATCTGGAGTCTCGACACCTCGACTATCGGATCGACTCGAGCAACGCGCGGGCCGTGTACTTCCGAAACCGAATCCGGCGGGAATTGCTGCCCGTCATCACGCGATTGGCGCCGAAGGCGGTCGATACTATCGGACGGCTGGCCGAGGTGCTTCGCGAAGAAAACACCTGTCTGGAAGAGTATGCCGCCGAATCTTTGGCCCGGTTGGTCAAGACCACTGCGGAGGGAACGCTCTCGGTGGATCGGAACGGCCTCCTCGCCCTGCCGATGGCCCTCCAACGGAGGATCGTCCGTTCGATAATCAGCCAAACCAACGGAATCGGCAAACCGCCTTCCTTCGGGGCCGTGAACGCCGTGCTTGAACGGGTGGTGCACGGACGATCCGGCGTTGCGCTGACGGTACGGGGAGCACGGGTGGCGCGGGACGGCGACCGGGTTGTGTTCCATCCCCTTCGGGACTCGAGGCCGGTCGCTCGCGGCGGCGGGCCGGACTCGCAAGCCGATGCGGGTCCGTCGAGTGAGCGGGAGGTGCCGATTCCCTCGACGGTCGTCTGGGCAAGCACGGGGCAACGCATCGAGGTCAAGTTGATGGACCGGCACGCCGCCCTGCAGATGTTGTCCGGCGCTGATCCGGCTCGGACGGCGGCCTTCGACGCGGATCGCTTCACCCATCGGCTTCGGCTTCGCGGGTGGGCGCCCGGCGACCTGTTTCATCCGCTCGGGTTGCTGGGACGACGCCGGAAATTGCAGGACTATTTCACCGATCTCAAAATCCCTCGCGCCGAACGGCGGCGCATCCCGCTCCTGGTCGCGCCGGAGGGTATACTCTGGATTGTCGGCTATCGAGCGGATCACAGGTTCGCCGTCGGTTCGTCGACCGCGCGCGTGCTTGTGGCGACCGTGACCGGGGACCACATGCCAGGAGGAGAGGGCTAG
- the hpt gene encoding hypoxanthine phosphoribosyltransferase — protein MERIFGRPIVTQEEMRTRIRELGRQITADYAGKDLILVGVLKGAYAFYADLARAIRIPMRVDFIVVTSYDSKARTTGKVKMVSDLTEDIKGRDVLLVEDIVDSGLTVQYLVKTLAKRKPRSIRVCTLLSKPERRKVDAQVDYVGFKIPNKYVVGYGLDYQQKYRNLPYLAVLDTVEEPE, from the coding sequence ATGGAGCGCATCTTCGGGCGACCGATCGTGACCCAGGAGGAGATGCGCACGCGCATCAGAGAACTCGGCCGGCAGATCACCGCCGACTATGCCGGCAAGGACCTCATTCTGGTTGGAGTGCTCAAGGGAGCCTACGCCTTCTACGCCGATCTGGCCCGGGCCATCCGGATCCCGATGCGGGTCGATTTCATCGTGGTGACCAGCTACGATTCAAAAGCCAGAACCACCGGCAAAGTCAAAATGGTGTCCGACCTCACCGAGGACATCAAAGGGCGGGATGTGTTGTTGGTGGAGGACATCGTGGATTCCGGCCTCACGGTCCAATATCTGGTGAAAACCTTGGCGAAACGGAAGCCCCGATCGATCAGGGTCTGCACGCTCCTGAGCAAGCCGGAGCGCCGCAAGGTCGATGCTCAGGTGGACTATGTCGGCTTCAAGATCCCCAACAAGTACGTCGTCGGGTACGGGTTGGACTATCAACAAAAGTACAGGAATCTCCCCTATTTGGCCGTGCTGGATACGGTTGAAGAGCCCGAGTGA